From one Humulus lupulus chromosome 8, drHumLupu1.1, whole genome shotgun sequence genomic stretch:
- the LOC133794839 gene encoding uncharacterized membrane protein At1g16860 — MGTRIPSHQLSSGLYVSGRPEQLKERLPTMASRAVPYTGGDIKKSGELGKMFDIPVVDPSSNGPPSAKTSRPSSSSQHNSGSVRSGPNSGPVSKHTNSGPIPKKFSGPMVPLQPTGLITSGPLVSGPQGSSGGGGRRSGHMEHAASTGKAVYGMAVTSLSEGVKVGFRVSKAVVWVFLVVVAMGLLVGAFLMVAVKKAVILVSVAGILVPVVVLVMWNYFWGKRGLIGFVKKYPDAELRGAIDGQYVKVTGVVTCGSIPLESSYQKETRCVYVSTELYEYKGWGGKPANPRHRCFSWGSRYSEKYVADFYISDFQSGLRALVKVGYGAKVAPFVKPATVVDITKENRELSPGFLSWLADRSLSSDDRVMRLKEGYIKEGSTVSVMGVVQRHDNVLMIVPSAEPVSTGCQWSRCLLPTYVDGLILMCDDNQNADVIPV, encoded by the exons ATGGGGACACGAATCCCTTCTCACCAGCTCAGTAGCGGGCTCTACGTCTCGGGTCGACCCGAACAGCTCAAGGAGCGGTTACCAACAATGGCCTCGCGGGCCGTACCGTATACCGGCGGTGACATTAAGAAATCTGGTGAGCTTGGAAAAATGTTCGACATCCCAGTCGTTGATCCTTCATCCAATGGTCCTCCTTCCGCCAAGACATCACGACCCTCATCGTCTTCTCAGCACAACAGTGGATCCGTCCGATCCGGGCCAAACTCCGGCCCAGTAAGTAAGCATACCAACTCTGGTCCGATTCCGAAGAAATTCTCCGGCCCCATGGTACCGCTCCAGCCCACTGGGCTTATCACGTCGGGTCCGCTGGTGTCTGGCCCACAGGGATCCTCGGGTGGCGGGGGGAGGAGGTCGGGTCACATGGAGCATGCCGCGTCGACCGGGAAAGCAGTGTACGGGATGGCCGTGACGAGCTTGAGTGAGGGGGTGAAGGTAGGGTTTAGGGTTTCTAAGGCGGTGGTGTGGGTTTTCCTGGTGGTAGTGGCGATGGGTTTGCTTGTGGGGGCTTTTTTAATGGTAGCGGTAAAGAAGGCGGTGATTCTGGTGTCGGTGGCGGGGATTCTGGTACCGGTGGTGGTGTTGGTAATGTGGAATTACTTTTGGGGGAAGAGAGGTTTGATAGGGTTTGTGAAGAAGTATCCTGATGCTGAGCTTAGAGGTGCCATTGATGGACAGTACGTCAAGGTTACTGGG GTTGTCACTTGTGGCAGCATTCCTCTGGAATCATCCTACCAAAAAGAAACTAGGTGTGTGTATGTTTCCACAGAGTTGTATGAATATAAAGGATGGGGTGGAAAGCCTGCTAATCCTAGGCACCGCTGTTTCTCGTGGGGTTCTAGGTACTCAGAG AAATATGTGGCTGATTTTTACATATCAGACTTTCAATCTGGATTAAGAGCGTTGGTGAAAGTTGGTTATGGAGCTAAGGTTGCCCCTTTTGTTAAACCAGCTACTGTTGTGGATATAACGAAAGAAAACAGAGAGTTGTCTCCAGGCTTTTTAAGCTGGCTAGCTGATCGCAGTCTCTCTAGTGATGATCGTGTAATGCGTCTCAAAGAAGG ATATATTAAAGAAGGAAGCACAGTAAGCGTGATGGGAGTTGTCCAGCGCCATGACAATGTTCTTATGATAGTTCCATCAGCGGAGCCAGTCTCAACAGGGTGCCAATGGTCCCGTTGCCTCCTCCCAACCTACGTTGATGGTCTTATATTGATGTGCGATGATAATCAGAATGCCGATGTGATTCCTGTATAG